From the genome of Xiphophorus couchianus chromosome 6, X_couchianus-1.0, whole genome shotgun sequence, one region includes:
- the cnn2 gene encoding calponin-2: MASFNKGPAYGLSAEVKNKIAQKYDPQKEEELRIWIEDITGCPIGPDFQKGLKNGVILCDLINKLQPGSVKKINQSALNWHQLENLTNFIKAITKYGLKPHDIFEANDLFENGNMTQVQTTLLALASMAKTKGCQSRVDIGIKYADKQERMFDEEKLKAGQCVIGLQMGTNKCASQAGMNAYGTRRHLYDPKVQIQPPMDNTTISLQMGTNKGASQAGMTAPGTRRAIYDQKLGTDKCDNSTMSLQMGYSQGANQSGQNFGLGRQIYDSKYCPKAGEVPDDQNGAGSGREYFPDYHDEGYQGYQEEERVYHDDGTDY, translated from the exons ATGGCTTCCTTCAACAAAGGCCCTGCCTATGGGTTATCTGCAGAGGTGAAAAATAAG ATTGCACAGAAGTATGACCCTCAGAAAGAAGAGGAGCTCAGGATCTGGATCGAGGACATCACCGGCTGCCCCATCGGACCAGACTTCCAAAAAGGCCTGAAAAATGGAGTCATCTTGTGCGA CCTCATCAACAAACTGCAGCCAGGCTCTGTGAAAAAGATCAACCAATCAGCTCTGAACTGGCATCAG CTGGAGAACCTGACCAACTTCATCAAAGCCATCACAAAATACGGCCTGAAGCCTCATGATATCTTTGAAGCCAACGACCTGTTTGAGAATGGCAACATGACGCAGGTCCAGACGACGCTGCTCGCCCTCGCCAGCATG GCTAAGACCAAGGGCTGCCAGTCCCGGGTGGACATCGGCATTAAGTATGCAGACAAACAGGAGCGGATGTTTGATGAGGAAAAGCTGAAGGCTGGACAGTGTGTCATCGGCTTACAG ATGGGGACCAACAAGTGTGCCAGCCAGGCTGGGATGAATGCGTATGGCACCAGGAGGCATTTATATGACCCCAAGGTTCAGATACAGCCCCCCATGGACAACACCACCATCAGCCTGCAGATGGGAACCAACAAGGGAGCGAGTCAG GCTGGGATGACCGCTCCTGGGACCAGGCGGGCCATCTATGACCAGAAACTGGGCACAGACAAGTGCGACAACAGCACCATGTCCCTGCAGATGGGGTACAGCCAGGGAGCCAATCAGAGCGGCCAGAACTTTGGTCTGGGACGGCAGATCTACGACTCCAAGTACTGCCCCAAAGCTGGAGAAGTCCCTGATGATCAGAACGGCGCCGGCAGCGGAAGAGAATACTTCCCCGACTACCATGACGAAGGTTACCAGGGCTACCAGGAAGAGGAGCGGGTGTACCATGACGACGGGACAGATTATTAA
- the rps15 gene encoding small ribosomal subunit protein uS19 — protein sequence MADTEIKKKRTFRKFTYRGVDLDQLLDMSYEQLMQLYCARQRRRLNRGLRRKHQSLLKRLRKAKKEAPPMEKPEVVKTHLRDMVILPEMVGSMVGVYNGKTFNQVEIKPEMCGHYLGEFSITYKPVKHGRPGIGATHSSRFIPLK from the exons ATG GCGGACACAGAGATCAAGAAGAAGCGTACCTTCAGGAAGTTCACCTACAGAGGTGTGGACCTTGACCAACTGCTGGACATGTCTTA CGAGCAGCTGATGCAGCTGTACTGCGCCCGCCAGAGGAGGAGGCTGAACCGGGGCCTGCGCCGCAAGCACCAGTCCCTCCTCAAGCGCCTGCGCAAGGCTAAGAAGGAGGCTCCTCCGATGGAGAAACCGGAGGTGGTGAAGACCCACTTGAGGGACATGGTGATCCTGCCTGAGATGGTGGgctccatggtgggggtgtacAATGGCAAGACCTTCAACCAGGTGGAGATCAAG CCTGAGATGTGCGGCCATTACCTAGGAGAATTCTCCATCACCTACAAGCCGGTCAAGCATGGTCGCCCTGGAATTGGAGCCACACATTCTTCTCGTTTCATCCCTCTGAAGTAG